Proteins co-encoded in one Patescibacteria group bacterium genomic window:
- a CDS encoding hemolysin family protein gives MSLIIIIITIVLLGSALFSGIEVALFSVPMGKAMALVKQKKSGAKSLLEVKKRISRPITVIVIFNNIVNISGSILVGVTVSRILGDSWLGIISALFIFLVIIFGEIIPKSIGENHAEKIGLIVAKPILMATKIFTPIVWLFEKITNKFSSKKITISEDEIKILSHIGRVEGTIERDEQEIIQNVFRMNDLCARDIMTPRSVMIAFEYNKTLFELKDKIYNSSHSRVPIFEKDDNNIIGICFIKELLIALAKNEINRKVFEFKHNAITVSDKTKVDYLLILFQRRKSHLAIVKDKFGTVLGVITLEDVLEQLVGEIVDETDEATDLRAEAKKKLAT, from the coding sequence ATGTCATTAATAATCATTATTATTACCATTGTTCTTCTTGGCTCAGCTCTTTTTTCTGGGATTGAAGTAGCTTTGTTTTCTGTTCCAATGGGGAAAGCAATGGCATTAGTAAAGCAGAAAAAATCAGGAGCGAAATCTCTTTTGGAAGTAAAAAAAAGGATTAGCCGTCCAATAACAGTGATCGTGATTTTTAATAATATCGTTAATATTAGCGGAAGTATTTTAGTAGGCGTTACAGTTAGCAGAATTTTAGGCGACTCATGGCTTGGAATAATATCAGCGTTATTTATTTTTTTAGTGATTATTTTTGGAGAGATTATCCCTAAAAGCATTGGAGAAAATCACGCTGAGAAAATCGGGCTGATAGTTGCCAAGCCAATACTTATGGCAACAAAAATTTTTACTCCAATAGTTTGGCTATTTGAAAAAATAACAAATAAATTCAGTTCTAAAAAAATAACAATTTCTGAAGATGAAATTAAAATTTTAAGCCATATTGGACGAGTGGAAGGGACTATTGAAAGAGACGAACAAGAGATTATTCAAAATGTTTTTCGGATGAATGACCTTTGCGCTAGGGATATAATGACCCCAAGATCTGTAATGATAGCTTTTGAATATAATAAAACTTTATTTGAATTAAAAGATAAAATTTATAATTCGTCTCATTCACGCGTTCCTATTTTTGAAAAAGACGATAATAATATTATTGGAATCTGTTTTATTAAGGAGCTTTTAATCGCTTTGGCAAAAAATGAAATTAACAGAAAAGTTTTTGAATTTAAGCATAACGCAATTACTGTTTCTGACAAAACAAAAGTGGATTATTTGTTAATACTTTTTCAAAGAAGAAAATCTCATTTAGCGATTGTTAAGGATAAATTCGGAACTGTTTTAGGCGTAATTACTTTAGAAGATGTTTTAGAACAATTAGTAGGCGAGATTGTTGACGAAACTGACGAAGCAACTGATCTGCGCGCGGAAGCTAAAAAGAAACTGGCGACATAA
- a CDS encoding ABC transporter permease — translation MSSLNFLLKFKQFFTVVILGLLNNKLRSFLTMLGIIIGVAAVIIIISVGAGAQSLIFAQIESLGTDLIGVLPGKSEKDAPPSAAMGIVITTLTYEDAMALKDKKNVPNLVNAVAYSKGIATISWKNQSIDTNISGVSDGYMDVEGGELEEGRFLNRAEEKGLARVVILGSTIKDELFGDSEALGKKIKIKKLSFEVIGVMKERGTVAFQDYDNQVFVPVSTMQKMILGVNHIGLIRAKVDNQENIDIAVYDIQQVLRERHNITNKSGDHDDFTVINSAEALEIITVITDSLNFFLTAMAALSLVVGGIGIMNIMLISVDERTREIGLRKAIGANNANILNQFLAESIFLTLIGGIVGIMIGIIISYLIAFGANFLGYDWDFIISFYSLVAGVLIAVLVGIVFGLYPAKKAAGLSPIEALRYE, via the coding sequence ATGTCTTCTTTAAATTTTTTATTAAAATTTAAACAATTTTTTACAGTAGTTATTTTAGGGCTTCTTAATAATAAGTTAAGAAGTTTTTTAACAATGCTGGGAATTATTATAGGAGTCGCCGCCGTGATTATTATTATATCTGTCGGGGCTGGGGCTCAAAGTTTGATTTTCGCGCAAATTGAAAGCTTGGGAACAGATTTAATCGGAGTTTTGCCTGGAAAATCTGAAAAAGACGCTCCGCCTTCAGCCGCGATGGGAATTGTAATAACAACGCTTACTTATGAAGACGCTATGGCGCTAAAAGATAAAAAAAATGTTCCCAATTTAGTTAACGCGGTAGCTTATTCAAAAGGGATAGCAACAATTTCATGGAAAAACCAAAGTATTGATACGAATATTTCAGGAGTTTCAGACGGATATATGGATGTTGAAGGAGGAGAATTAGAAGAGGGTAGATTTTTAAATAGAGCCGAAGAAAAAGGTTTGGCGCGCGTAGTTATTTTGGGATCAACTATAAAAGATGAGTTGTTTGGCGATTCTGAAGCGTTGGGCAAAAAAATTAAAATTAAAAAATTGAGTTTTGAAGTTATCGGCGTTATGAAGGAGAGAGGGACTGTTGCTTTCCAGGATTATGATAATCAAGTCTTTGTTCCTGTTTCCACGATGCAAAAAATGATTTTAGGCGTGAACCATATTGGCTTAATTCGCGCCAAAGTTGATAACCAGGAAAATATTGATATAGCAGTTTATGATATCCAGCAAGTTTTGCGTGAACGCCACAATATAACAAACAAAAGCGGAGACCACGATGATTTTACGGTTATAAATAGTGCTGAAGCTTTAGAAATAATAACTGTTATTACTGACAGTTTAAATTTTTTCCTTACCGCAATGGCGGCTCTGTCTTTGGTTGTCGGAGGAATTGGCATAATGAATATTATGTTGATTTCTGTTGATGAGCGAACAAGAGAGATAGGGCTGCGAAAGGCAATAGGCGCGAATAACGCGAATATTTTAAACCAGTTTTTAGCAGAATCAATTTTTTTAACTTTAATTGGAGGAATCGTTGGAATAATGATCGGCATTATCATATCTTATTTAATTGCTTTTGGCGCGAATTTTTTAGGATATGACTGGGATTTTATTATTTCTTTTTATTCTCTTGTCGCCGGAGTTTTAATTGCTGTTTTAGTTGGTATTGTTTTTGGGCTTTATCCGGCAAAAAAAGCAGCCGGATTATCTCCAATTGAAGCGTTAAGATACGAATAA
- a CDS encoding ABC transporter permease, which translates to MFSAFKISISGLKANKTRTILTTLGIMIGIAAIIIVMSAGEGIRGLILGQIESFGTDIIETEVKVPSIKKGESGMSADIQGGASMSMGVTITTLNLKDMEDINNLDNVEMSYAGILGQEQVSYRNELRKAFLLGVSSTYIDIDKTEIDYGRFYTTDEEKSLAQVVVLGSKIKEKLFGESDPIGKNIKIRKRNFKVIGVIKKRGAISIMNFDDYIHIPIRTAQKKVLGIDYVLYMIHKIKDLSISDETAEEIKYILRNNHNITNPDKDDFRVVTMEEMLEMVEIVTDAITLLLLAIVAVSLLVGGVGIMNTMLVTVSERTKEIGLRKAVGANNFNILKQFLIESIIITFIGATIGIALGIVISYLIALAANFYFNIDWRFIISWLSIVIALVFAVILGLGFGLYPAKKAAKLHPIEAMRKE; encoded by the coding sequence ATGTTTTCTGCATTTAAAATATCAATCAGCGGCTTAAAAGCCAATAAAACAAGAACAATATTAACAACATTGGGAATTATGATTGGCATTGCCGCTATCATTATAGTTATGAGCGCTGGCGAGGGCATCAGAGGATTGATTTTAGGCCAGATAGAAAGTTTTGGCACAGATATAATTGAAACAGAGGTTAAAGTTCCTTCCATTAAAAAAGGAGAAAGCGGTATGTCGGCTGATATTCAAGGCGGCGCGTCAATGTCAATGGGCGTGACAATAACCACATTAAATCTTAAAGACATGGAAGACATAAACAATTTGGATAATGTTGAAATGTCTTATGCAGGGATTTTGGGACAAGAACAGGTGAGTTATAGAAATGAATTGCGCAAAGCTTTTCTTTTAGGAGTAAGTTCTACGTATATTGATATTGACAAAACCGAAATTGATTATGGCAGATTTTATACCACGGACGAAGAAAAGTCGTTAGCGCAAGTGGTTGTTTTAGGCTCAAAAATTAAGGAAAAGTTGTTTGGTGAAAGCGATCCTATCGGTAAAAATATAAAAATTAGAAAAAGAAATTTTAAAGTAATCGGAGTAATTAAAAAGCGTGGAGCAATAAGTATAATGAATTTTGACGATTATATTCATATTCCGATTAGAACAGCGCAGAAAAAAGTGCTTGGCATTGATTATGTTTTGTATATGATACATAAAATAAAAGATCTTTCAATTTCAGATGAAACAGCGGAAGAAATAAAGTATATTTTACGGAATAACCATAATATAACTAATCCAGATAAAGATGATTTTAGAGTAGTGACTATGGAAGAAATGTTGGAAATGGTAGAAATCGTTACTGACGCTATTACATTGCTTTTATTGGCGATTGTTGCGGTATCTTTACTTGTTGGCGGAGTGGGAATAATGAATACAATGCTTGTTACTGTTAGCGAGCGAACCAAAGAAATAGGACTGAGGAAAGCAGTCGGCGCAAATAATTTTAACATTTTAAAACAGTTTTTAATAGAGTCTATAATTATTACTTTTATAGGAGCTACAATAGGTATCGCGCTTGGAATAGTTATTTCTTATTTAATCGCTTTAGCGGCTAATTTTTATTTTAATATTGATTGGCGTTTTATAATTAGCTGGCTTTCAATTGTTATTGCTTTGGTTTTTGCTGTTATTTTGGGATTAGGTTTTGGGCTTTATCCGGCAAAAAAAGCGGCTAAACTGCATCCGATTGAAGCAATGCGAAAAGAATAA
- a CDS encoding pyruvate ferredoxin oxidoreductase subunit gamma: MTEIRIHGRGGQGVVTASELIAIAAFYEGKESQAFPNFGVERRGAPIEAYARISDKPIRLRSQIYEPDFIIVQDDTLIGVVDLFKGIKKNTKVIINTEKKLSLKLDIKKENILFIPATKIALEILKRPIINTVMLGAFAKFSDLIKVLSIEKALKNKFKGDILTKNIKAVKVAYNK; encoded by the coding sequence ATGACAGAAATTCGTATTCATGGAAGGGGAGGGCAAGGCGTTGTAACTGCCTCTGAACTAATCGCTATAGCGGCTTTTTATGAGGGGAAAGAATCTCAAGCTTTCCCTAATTTTGGTGTTGAGCGAAGAGGCGCTCCAATTGAAGCTTACGCGCGTATTAGCGATAAACCGATTAGATTAAGGTCGCAAATTTACGAGCCTGATTTTATAATTGTCCAAGATGACACCTTAATTGGCGTTGTTGATCTATTTAAAGGAATAAAAAAAAATACAAAAGTTATTATAAATACTGAAAAAAAATTATCATTAAAACTAGACATTAAAAAAGAAAATATTTTGTTTATTCCAGCAACTAAAATTGCGTTGGAAATTTTAAAAAGACCAATTATAAATACTGTGATGCTTGGCGCTTTTGCCAAATTTTCTGATTTGATCAAAGTTTTATCAATAGAAAAAGCTTTAAAAAATAAATTCAAAGGTGATATTTTAACCAAGAATATTAAAGCCGTAAAAGTGGCTTATAATAAATAA
- a CDS encoding Nif3-like dinuclear metal center hexameric protein, with product MINRSKIVKFCEEYLQTKNFQDYCHNGLQVEGVNQINKIITGVSFSQKLIEKAVDKKAQMIIVHHGVFKNDIGTLPVIKGVIKNRFKLILKNNINLCGFHLPLDAHQIIGNNISLIKLLGLKKVGIIDTPNYGAIGFIGEVKQPTTFAKFVELVNRRLNTKSYIISSGSKNIKKVGIISGGASPNFQSAIEFGADTYLCGDIREDIVRKVEEAGINFINAGHYNTEKLGVQNLGNLIAKKFKIKVEFIDIPCDI from the coding sequence ATGATAAATAGAAGTAAAATTGTAAAATTTTGTGAAGAATATTTGCAAACAAAAAATTTTCAGGATTATTGTCATAATGGTTTGCAAGTTGAAGGAGTTAATCAAATAAACAAAATTATAACTGGCGTGAGTTTTTCGCAAAAGCTGATTGAAAAAGCTGTTGATAAAAAAGCGCAAATGATTATTGTCCATCATGGAGTTTTTAAAAATGATATTGGCACTCTGCCTGTTATCAAGGGCGTTATTAAAAATCGTTTCAAATTAATTTTAAAGAATAATATAAATTTATGCGGTTTTCATCTGCCACTTGACGCGCATCAGATTATTGGAAATAATATCAGTTTGATAAAATTATTAGGATTAAAAAAAGTTGGCATAATTGATACGCCTAATTATGGAGCAATAGGTTTTATTGGCGAAGTTAAACAACCAACGACTTTCGCAAAATTTGTTGAATTAGTAAATAGAAGATTAAATACAAAATCTTATATAATTTCGTCTGGTTCTAAAAATATTAAAAAAGTTGGAATTATTTCAGGTGGAGCTTCTCCTAATTTTCAATCAGCGATTGAATTTGGCGCTGATACTTATCTTTGTGGGGATATTCGTGAAGATATTGTTCGCAAAGTTGAAGAAGCAGGAATTAATTTTATTAACGCGGGACATTATAATACTGAAAAATTGGGTGTTCAAAATTTAGGAAATTTAATCGCAAAAAAGTTTAAAATAAAAGTTGAATTTATTGACATCCCATGCGATATATAA
- a CDS encoding 4Fe-4S binding protein, producing the protein MKHNLAVKPGTTKKNKTGGWRTFTPVFDKEKCIGCGMCARICPEGVCGPNKKCLKNKKGIVYYEPDLDYCKGCGLCAENCPAKAITMKLMR; encoded by the coding sequence ATGAAACATAATTTGGCTGTGAAGCCAGGAACAACTAAAAAAAATAAAACAGGCGGGTGGCGGACATTCACCCCTGTCTTTGATAAAGAAAAATGCATTGGTTGCGGAATGTGCGCTAGAATTTGCCCAGAAGGCGTTTGTGGTCCAAACAAAAAATGTTTAAAAAACAAAAAGGGAATAGTTTATTACGAGCCAGATTTGGATTATTGCAAAGGATGCGGACTGTGCGCTGAAAATTGTCCAGCTAAAGCAATAACTATGAAGTTAATGAGATAG
- a CDS encoding four helix bundle protein has protein sequence MQYKNSFRQLVVWQRSKDLVLFVYKITKKFPIEERFAMVSQMRRASYSVLANIAEGNAKNHSKNRINFFNIAQGSLVEIDCFAELAYELKYITDNEYEQLLELINKVSYLLSKFIKSQK, from the coding sequence ATGCAATATAAAAATTCTTTTAGGCAACTAGTGGTTTGGCAAAGAAGTAAAGATTTAGTGTTATTTGTTTACAAAATTACAAAAAAATTTCCAATTGAAGAAAGATTTGCAATGGTATCACAGATGCGAAGAGCTTCTTATTCTGTATTAGCAAATATTGCTGAAGGTAATGCAAAAAATCATAGTAAAAATAGAATAAATTTTTTCAATATTGCTCAAGGTTCATTGGTAGAAATAGATTGTTTTGCTGAGTTAGCGTATGAATTAAAATATATTACAGATAATGAATATGAACAATTATTAGAATTAATTAATAAGGTTAGCTATTTATTATCAAAATTTATTAAATCGCAAAAATGA
- the porA gene encoding pyruvate ferredoxin oxidoreductase, giving the protein MKNYKSQKSQGSQRSQKSQILEGSRAVAETINLIKPAVVSAYPITPQTHIVEDLAKLKADGKADYEYVRAESEFAAASIVLGASATGTRTYTATSSQGLLLMEEVIFNIAGMRLPVVMTCANRGVSAPITIWNDHQDAMAVRDAGWIMLFAENSQEAIDLHLIAYKIAEKIFVPVMVNIDGFVLTHTYEPVKIPTQSQVNKFLPKYNPKKGTYLDVKNPRTFGAFAPPAYYMEIRQELHDEIKNSKELIKNEINNWKKIVASNTKYQILNTKYQIIDSELVEYYGVKNPEIIFVGMGSMIGTIKDYLDNKKIKAGVLKIRSFNPFPRDDIIKILNKAKFVAILDKSISLGKEGILAQEIKAVIHNNSRKRFSVSPKIQSFIVGLGGRDITGKTLNNVVELIKKKDNEVKFVS; this is encoded by the coding sequence ATGAAAAATTATAAATCCCAAAAATCACAAGGGTCTCAAAGATCCCAAAAATCCCAAATATTGGAGGGTTCTCGCGCGGTTGCCGAGACAATAAATTTGATTAAGCCAGCTGTTGTTAGCGCTTATCCAATTACTCCTCAAACTCATATTGTTGAGGATTTAGCAAAATTAAAAGCAGACGGCAAGGCAGATTATGAATATGTCAGGGCTGAGAGCGAATTTGCGGCCGCTTCAATTGTTTTGGGAGCGTCAGCAACAGGCACGCGAACTTATACCGCTACTAGCTCGCAAGGTTTGCTTTTGATGGAAGAAGTTATTTTTAATATTGCTGGAATGCGCTTGCCTGTTGTTATGACTTGCGCGAATAGAGGGGTGTCAGCTCCAATCACGATTTGGAACGATCATCAAGACGCGATGGCTGTCCGCGACGCTGGCTGGATAATGCTATTTGCCGAAAATTCGCAGGAAGCAATTGATTTGCATTTGATAGCTTATAAAATAGCTGAAAAAATATTTGTTCCAGTAATGGTTAATATTGACGGTTTTGTTTTAACGCATACTTACGAGCCGGTTAAAATCCCAACGCAATCTCAGGTTAATAAATTTTTGCCAAAATATAATCCCAAAAAGGGAACATATCTTGATGTAAAAAATCCGCGAACTTTTGGAGCTTTTGCCCCACCCGCTTATTATATGGAAATTAGGCAAGAGCTTCACGATGAAATTAAAAATAGCAAAGAATTAATTAAAAACGAAATAAATAATTGGAAAAAAATAGTTGCTTCAAATACTAAATATCAAATACTAAATACCAAATATCAAATTATTGATAGTGAGCTCGTGGAATATTATGGCGTAAAAAATCCAGAAATTATTTTTGTGGGTATGGGTTCAATGATTGGAACAATAAAAGATTATTTGGATAATAAAAAGATTAAAGCAGGCGTGTTAAAAATTAGAAGCTTTAATCCCTTTCCAAGAGATGATATAATTAAAATATTAAATAAAGCAAAGTTTGTGGCTATTTTAGACAAAAGTATTTCATTAGGCAAGGAAGGAATTTTAGCTCAAGAGATTAAGGCTGTTATCCACAATAATTCAAGAAAGCGTTTTTCTGTTTCTCCAAAAATTCAAAGTTTCATTGTCGGTCTGGGCGGACGGGATATTACTGGCAAAACTTTAAATAATGTGGTAGAATTGATTAAGAAGAAAGATAATGAAGTTAAATTTGTAAGTTAA
- a CDS encoding class I tRNA ligase family protein, giving the protein MYNHKKIEKKWQKKWNKSEIYQIKDNFKKPKYYVLDMFPYPSGDGLHMGHTESYTASDIIYRFKKLQGYNVLHPQGFDSFGLPAENYAIKTGVHPKKTTKKNAKSYLKQMKMLGLGHDLNHLIDTSDPLYYKWTQFLFGKFFENGLAEQKTDAINWCPSCNTGIANEQVIDGKCERCKTQIRQKEIPGWFLKITNFADDLIRGLDKIDWPEHTKKNQRNWIGKSEGAVVKFQITNSHAYRQAGKFQINPKYPKSLKSSKNLTIEVFTTRPDTLFGCAYMVLSPEHPLITKLINFCHSEIDSESQKNKKILNQVQDDNLVITNYKEVEKYIKQAKNKTEMERIENKEKTGVELKGIKAINPVNNEEIPIWVADYVLASYGTGAIMAVPAHDSRDYEFAVKYKLPIKKVIVPCQDDKNQNNKSKVKISKAFIDDGILVNSGKYSGIKSNEAKKKIINWLEKNKLGKKTINYKLRNWSISRQRYWGCPIPIVYSPKGEPKFVGEKNLPWALPKDVNFIPDGTAPLYKSKQLKKRTEKIFGKGWTPEVDTMDTFVDSSWYFLRYPDTENKKEFCSAKKLKRWLPVDLYIGGAEHTYMHLLYARFFVKGMKKIGLISFDEPFLKLRHQGMVLDKNGVKMSKSKGNVVNPNDIVEKFGADATRIYMMFAGPLEDDVIWNQDMVKGTRRFLEKVYKLNQKLKIKNNLNLKSNHKLKILLHQTIKKVTEDIENFGFNTAISQMMILVNAMEKEKNIPVANYRLLIILISPFAPHIAEELWEKLGNKRSIFLEKWPKYNPEFIKEKEAELVIQINGKVRDKIKTSADILENDAKKIAFESEKIKKWIDGKEIRKIIFVKGKLINIVV; this is encoded by the coding sequence ATGTATAATCATAAAAAAATTGAAAAAAAGTGGCAGAAGAAGTGGAATAAGAGCGAAATTTATCAGATAAAAGATAATTTTAAAAAGCCGAAATATTATGTTTTAGATATGTTTCCTTATCCATCAGGCGATGGTTTGCATATGGGACATACGGAATCTTACACGGCTTCGGATATTATTTATCGTTTTAAAAAATTGCAAGGTTATAATGTTCTGCATCCGCAGGGTTTTGATTCCTTTGGCTTGCCAGCCGAAAATTATGCCATAAAAACAGGAGTCCATCCCAAAAAGACAACTAAAAAGAACGCAAAGAGTTATTTAAAACAAATGAAAATGCTCGGTTTGGGGCATGATTTGAACCATTTAATTGACACTTCTGACCCTTTGTATTATAAATGGACACAATTTTTGTTTGGAAAATTTTTTGAAAATGGATTAGCAGAGCAAAAGACAGATGCAATTAATTGGTGTCCGTCTTGCAACACAGGGATTGCAAATGAACAAGTAATAGATGGAAAATGCGAACGTTGCAAAACGCAAATTAGGCAAAAAGAAATTCCTGGCTGGTTTTTAAAAATTACAAATTTTGCTGATGATTTGATAAGGGGTTTAGATAAAATTGATTGGCCAGAACATACGAAAAAAAATCAGAGAAATTGGATTGGCAAATCAGAAGGAGCCGTTGTGAAATTTCAAATTACAAATTCCCATGCCTACCGGCAGGCAGGCAAATTCCAAATAAATCCAAAATATCCCAAAAGTCTCAAAAGTTCCAAAAATCTCACAATAGAGGTATTTACGACTCGTCCTGATACTTTGTTTGGATGCGCTTATATGGTTTTATCGCCTGAACATCCTTTAATTACGAAACTTATTAATTTTTGTCATTCTGAAATTGATTCAGAATCTCAAAAAAACAAAAAGATCTTGAATCAAGTTCAGGATGACAATTTAGTAATTACAAATTATAAAGAAGTTGAAAAGTACATAAAACAAGCAAAAAATAAAACAGAAATGGAGAGAATTGAGAATAAAGAAAAAACAGGAGTTGAATTGAAAGGGATTAAAGCAATTAATCCAGTTAATAACGAGGAAATTCCGATTTGGGTGGCGGATTATGTTTTGGCTTCTTACGGAACTGGCGCGATTATGGCCGTCCCGGCGCACGATTCTCGTGATTATGAGTTTGCCGTTAAATATAAATTACCTATTAAAAAAGTAATAGTTCCTTGTCAAGATGATAAAAATCAAAATAACAAATCAAAAGTAAAAATTAGTAAGGCTTTTATTGACGATGGGATATTGGTTAATTCGGGAAAGTATAGCGGAATAAAATCTAATGAAGCCAAAAAGAAAATTATTAACTGGCTGGAAAAAAATAAGCTTGGCAAAAAAACGATTAATTATAAATTGCGGAATTGGTCAATTTCACGGCAAAGGTATTGGGGATGTCCGATTCCAATTGTTTATTCGCCAAAAGGGGAGCCAAAATTTGTTGGTGAAAAAAATTTGCCTTGGGCATTGCCTAAAGACGTTAATTTTATTCCAGACGGAACAGCTCCGTTATATAAATCAAAACAATTAAAAAAAAGAACAGAAAAGATTTTTGGCAAAGGCTGGACGCCTGAGGTTGATACGATGGATACTTTTGTGGATTCTTCTTGGTATTTTTTGCGTTATCCTGATACAGAAAACAAGAAAGAATTTTGTTCAGCAAAAAAGCTAAAAAGATGGCTACCTGTTGATTTATATATTGGCGGGGCAGAGCATACTTATATGCATCTTCTTTACGCGCGTTTTTTTGTAAAAGGAATGAAAAAAATCGGTTTAATTAGCTTTGATGAGCCGTTTTTGAAACTTAGGCATCAAGGAATGGTGCTTGATAAAAATGGAGTAAAAATGAGCAAGTCTAAAGGCAATGTGGTAAATCCGAACGATATAGTGGAAAAGTTTGGCGCTGACGCGACGCGAATATATATGATGTTTGCTGGTCCGCTTGAGGATGATGTTATATGGAATCAGGATATGGTGAAAGGAACAAGAAGATTCCTTGAAAAAGTTTATAAACTAAATCAAAAATTAAAAATCAAAAATAATTTGAATTTAAAATCAAATCATAAATTAAAAATTTTATTGCATCAAACTATTAAGAAGGTAACGGAGGATATTGAAAATTTTGGTTTTAATACAGCTATTTCACAGATGATGATTTTAGTAAACGCTATGGAAAAAGAAAAAAATATCCCAGTTGCTAATTACCGATTACTAATTATTTTAATATCTCCTTTTGCTCCGCATATCGCGGAAGAGCTTTGGGAAAAATTAGGAAATAAAAGATCTATTTTTCTGGAAAAATGGCCGAAGTATAATCCAGAATTTATAAAAGAAAAAGAAGCAGAACTGGTAATTCAAATAAACGGAAAAGTAAGGGATAAAATAAAAACATCAGCTGATATTTTAGAAAATGACGCAAAAAAAATCGCCTTTGAAAGCGAAAAAATTAAAAAATGGATTGACGGCAAAGAGATTAGAAAAATTATTTTTGTAAAAGGAAAATTAATTAATATTGTTGTTTAA
- a CDS encoding nucleotidyltransferase family protein has product MQAVILAAGLGTRLQPLTFHIPKPMIRIVGKNLIEHNIYKLPKEVDELIFVVNYLAEQIINHFGNEFEGRKIKYVKQKRLLGTGHALSLCKDLLDKKFLVMMADDIYSKEDIEKCLNHKRSILTKEVCGKFIGGRIKLDSLGKLENIVEGIHNKKKSLANVGLYVLTNEFFKYDLVKLKDKKEYGLPQTLVQMAHYYPIEIEKASFWMQINNLDSLKRVEKILKNRKI; this is encoded by the coding sequence ATGCAAGCTGTAATTTTAGCGGCAGGACTTGGCACAAGACTTCAACCTTTAACATTTCATATTCCAAAGCCAATGATCCGCATTGTTGGAAAAAATTTAATTGAGCATAATATTTACAAGCTTCCAAAAGAAGTTGATGAGTTGATTTTTGTGGTAAATTATTTAGCAGAGCAAATTATCAATCATTTCGGCAACGAATTTGAAGGTAGAAAAATAAAATATGTTAAGCAAAAAAGATTGCTTGGCACAGGGCATGCTTTAAGTTTATGCAAAGATTTGCTTGATAAGAAATTTTTAGTTATGATGGCTGATGATATTTATAGCAAAGAAGATATAGAAAAATGCTTAAATCATAAAAGATCTATTTTAACAAAGGAAGTATGCGGTAAATTCATTGGCGGCAGAATAAAACTTGATAGTTTGGGCAAGCTTGAAAATATTGTTGAAGGAATTCACAATAAAAAGAAAAGTTTAGCCAATGTCGGTCTGTATGTTTTAACAAATGAATTTTTTAAATATGATTTAGTCAAGCTAAAAGACAAAAAGGAATATGGATTACCGCAGACTTTAGTTCAAATGGCTCATTATTATCCTATTGAAATTGAAAAAGCTTCATTTTGGATGCAAATTAATAATCTAGATAGTTTAAAAAGAGTTGAAAAAATTTTAAAAAATAGAAAAATTTAA